From the genome of Photobacterium sp. CCB-ST2H9, one region includes:
- a CDS encoding helix-turn-helix domain-containing protein, which produces MPKPNAAGKARANLLHGISHCGVYCWCILRGSFMPLIQTASFQGSSLECARGLAGLELSDLSELTGVNVHRLARIETGADYPTDTEVNILASSLNVLPHFFNKAWVKLPEHAINIKWNRT; this is translated from the coding sequence ATGCCAAAACCAAATGCAGCAGGCAAAGCTCGCGCAAATTTACTGCATGGTATTTCTCATTGTGGGGTTTATTGCTGGTGCATTCTCAGGGGCAGTTTTATGCCATTAATCCAAACCGCTAGTTTTCAAGGTTCTAGTTTGGAATGTGCCCGGGGCTTGGCCGGATTGGAATTAAGCGACTTGAGTGAACTTACGGGCGTTAATGTACATCGCCTGGCCAGGATTGAAACAGGAGCTGACTACCCGACGGATACCGAAGTGAATATCTTGGCCAGCTCGCTAAACGTATTACCGCATTTCTTCAATAAAGCCTGGGTTAAGCTGCCAGAGCATGCAATTAACATCAAATGGAACCGCACATGA